From a single Bacillus kexueae genomic region:
- a CDS encoding TetR/AcrR family transcriptional regulator yields MESKKQLILEVALSSFSQKGYYSTSVQEIASQCGISKGSLYKYFSSKEELFIEICEYNQNQLFEKFASLDDQRFTTPKEWLQKHIEVQMEDFLQKKDFILMQFKEMPFHENEQLKKLKVRMRSRIMQWQYKQLIKAYGPHVEPVIWDTIMMMQGMIKEYLFLIMNTKQYDLVRDSSRFIANRIDDFIHQRETKKEPPVITKSIISKEILFEHTEWEDTVSSILEEIQLKVDAFSNESLKEEYLSVLTYLKEELENEKPRKYLLEALLSYLEKEEQLIVLIKKARMLIQQEVTKWNI; encoded by the coding sequence TTGGAATCCAAGAAACAACTTATTTTAGAAGTCGCCTTAAGTTCCTTTTCACAAAAAGGGTATTATAGTACTTCTGTTCAAGAGATTGCCAGTCAATGTGGCATATCGAAAGGCTCTTTATACAAATATTTTTCTTCGAAGGAAGAGTTGTTTATCGAGATTTGCGAGTACAATCAAAATCAGTTGTTTGAGAAATTCGCTTCGTTAGATGATCAACGCTTTACAACTCCAAAAGAGTGGCTGCAAAAACATATTGAAGTTCAAATGGAGGATTTTCTCCAGAAAAAAGATTTCATTCTCATGCAGTTCAAAGAAATGCCTTTTCATGAAAATGAACAACTGAAGAAGCTGAAAGTTCGTATGCGATCACGCATCATGCAGTGGCAGTATAAACAGTTGATAAAAGCGTATGGCCCGCACGTAGAACCCGTTATTTGGGATACAATCATGATGATGCAAGGGATGATTAAAGAGTATCTCTTCCTCATTATGAATACTAAACAGTACGACCTCGTACGCGACTCATCTCGATTTATTGCGAATCGGATTGACGACTTTATCCATCAAAGGGAAACAAAAAAGGAACCACCTGTCATCACAAAATCCATCATTTCAAAAGAAATATTATTTGAACATACAGAATGGGAGGATACGGTGTCTTCCATTTTGGAAGAGATTCAGCTTAAAGTGGACGCTTTTTCAAATGAATCGCTGAAAGAAGAATACCTCTCGGTTCTCACCTACCTTAAAGAGGAACTTGAGAATGAAAAACCTAGAAAATACTTACTAGAAGCACTTTTATCATACTTAGAAAAAGAAGAACAGCTAATCGTTTTGATTAAAAAAGCGCGAATGCTAATACAACAGGAGGTAACAAAATGGAACATTTAG